A single window of Achromobacter xylosoxidans DNA harbors:
- a CDS encoding MFS transporter: MQDQNGRRQPVRAAAAAFFGTMIEWYDFYCYATAAALVFGDVFFATNDPFMGTLASLGTFAIGFFARPVGAVLFGHLGDRVGRKQSLVITLLLMGVATTLIGLLPSYHSIGLTAVVLLVALRLVQGIAVGGEWGGAVLIAAEHAPPKWRTFLASAPQYGSPIGLILATGVFRLVSDLPKEDFLAWGWRLPFIISGVLVLVAFVIRRGVNESPELEARLKEKKRESTAPISMVLRERKRALLLGIGLCLLGISGFYFVTTLMITYTTTYLKITRSQILDVVTWAGVVELISFPIASYIATRVGERRFLIWVTALSTLWAVPMMMLILTGDIQNIAIGILTAIFLIGAYYAVLAPYLPLAFPVEMRYTGISLSFQLCGAIFGGTTPLVGLWVAHTFGLTWQPMALMFALIAGANLLCAIYLPTPEREAARQRGGAVGAGQHSRAL; encoded by the coding sequence ATGCAAGACCAGAATGGCCGCAGACAGCCGGTCAGGGCGGCGGCCGCCGCTTTCTTCGGCACCATGATCGAGTGGTACGACTTCTACTGCTACGCCACGGCCGCCGCCCTGGTGTTCGGCGACGTGTTCTTCGCCACCAACGATCCCTTCATGGGCACGCTGGCCTCGCTCGGCACCTTCGCCATCGGCTTTTTCGCGCGGCCGGTGGGCGCGGTGCTGTTCGGCCATCTGGGCGACCGCGTCGGCCGCAAGCAGAGCCTGGTCATCACGCTGCTGCTGATGGGCGTGGCCACCACGCTGATCGGCCTGCTGCCGTCATACCATTCGATCGGCCTGACCGCCGTGGTGCTGCTGGTCGCGCTGCGGCTGGTGCAGGGCATCGCGGTGGGCGGCGAATGGGGCGGCGCGGTGCTGATCGCGGCCGAACACGCGCCGCCCAAGTGGCGCACCTTCCTGGCCTCGGCGCCGCAGTACGGCAGCCCCATCGGCCTGATCCTGGCGACCGGCGTGTTCCGCCTGGTGTCCGACCTGCCGAAGGAAGACTTCCTGGCCTGGGGCTGGCGCCTGCCCTTCATCATCAGCGGCGTGCTGGTGCTGGTGGCCTTCGTCATCCGCCGCGGCGTCAACGAAAGCCCCGAACTGGAAGCGCGCCTGAAGGAAAAGAAAAGGGAAAGCACCGCCCCCATCAGCATGGTGCTGCGCGAACGCAAGCGCGCGCTGCTGCTGGGCATCGGCCTGTGCCTGCTGGGCATCTCGGGGTTCTACTTCGTGACCACGCTGATGATCACCTACACCACCACCTACCTGAAGATCACGCGCAGCCAGATCCTGGACGTGGTGACCTGGGCCGGCGTGGTCGAGCTGATCAGCTTCCCGATCGCCTCCTACATCGCCACCCGCGTCGGCGAGCGCCGCTTCCTGATCTGGGTCACCGCGCTGTCGACGCTGTGGGCGGTGCCGATGATGATGCTGATCCTGACCGGCGACATCCAGAACATCGCCATCGGCATCCTCACCGCCATCTTCCTGATCGGCGCCTACTACGCGGTGCTAGCGCCCTACCTGCCGCTGGCCTTCCCCGTGGAGATGCGCTACACCGGCATCTCGCTCAGCTTCCAGCTGTGCGGCGCGATCTTCGGCGGCACCACGCCGCTGGTGGGGCTGTGGGTGGCGCACACCTTCGGCCTGACCTGGCAGCCGATGGCGCTGATGTTCGCCCTCATCGCCGGCGCCAACCTGCTGTGCGCGATCTACCTGCCGACGCCGGAACGGGAGGCGGCCCGCCAGCGCGGCGGCGCCGTGGGCGCGGGACAGCACAGCCGGGCGTTGTAA
- a CDS encoding TonB-dependent receptor: protein MSRPSSLSPLVRASLLTAAAIGAPAAAADAPQLPAIQVSAERPADDGRLRPLGATPAPATIDHAVTQPVTVVERQDIERLNTDSTLDLLGRVPNATVSRSGGIAGTIFLRGLNTNDMRVPMFIDGDRFRGRNTLQFMLISPTEIEQVEVVRGPDSSRFGSDGLGGLINFVTKRGHGNLEQPFSLNGGEASVTYRSNGHGVQSNVAVEGAGDGFDLRVYATGRRASNYDSATGEVPNSDFRGAGGGIVLGYMPDARQRIEASARVAYVKDGAAGTVPPYPAASSRRDPNRVKQARLAYSGEFDGAISALKASVYVNEFDTWMSARNQTNPARQVETRSHVIGPVVYGGSVAATVPWAQTTTTFGLDFMHERRPGSESRSDITVYRPNGTSTTTSTPYAKTGPNQYQTNVGAFLTTEWKPAPKWTVTAGGRFDWFRSDVGLDALPSPNLLPAFRAAQDSKQTATTGSLGLSYRATDVVELLGSVGTSFRMPWTSEMFSAGYTGTSYTIPNPELKPERGTTVEGGTRLHFDSATVGLTAFRSDYRDFLENATTTYLGLPATQRRNVGKVRIQGVETDWRWQLTRTVNLYGNASYLHATNRNTDRPLASIAPLSGIVGLQYVGANEAYALSGEVQWAKGQSRYDARTEYPAAGYGVVNLYAQLQLDRLGLPQLGNTQVVLGVNNLFDRAYRTAATSSNVAYAMTDLNPLLEPGRSFSLTLRTRF from the coding sequence ATGTCACGTCCTTCCTCTCTCTCGCCCCTCGTCCGCGCCAGCCTGCTGACCGCCGCGGCCATTGGCGCGCCGGCGGCCGCCGCCGACGCGCCGCAACTTCCCGCCATCCAGGTCAGCGCCGAGCGTCCGGCCGATGACGGACGCCTGCGGCCCCTGGGCGCCACGCCCGCTCCCGCCACCATCGACCACGCGGTGACGCAGCCGGTCACGGTGGTCGAGCGCCAGGACATCGAGCGCCTCAACACCGACAGCACCCTCGACCTGCTGGGCCGCGTGCCCAACGCCACCGTCAGCCGCAGCGGCGGCATCGCCGGCACCATCTTCCTGCGCGGGCTGAACACCAACGACATGCGGGTGCCGATGTTCATCGACGGCGACCGCTTCCGCGGCCGCAACACGCTGCAGTTCATGCTGATCAGCCCGACCGAGATCGAACAGGTCGAGGTGGTGCGCGGCCCGGATTCGTCGCGCTTCGGCAGCGATGGCCTGGGCGGCCTGATCAACTTCGTCACCAAGCGCGGCCATGGCAACCTGGAGCAGCCGTTCAGCCTGAACGGCGGCGAAGCCTCGGTCACGTACCGCAGCAACGGCCACGGCGTGCAGAGCAACGTGGCGGTGGAAGGCGCGGGCGATGGCTTCGACCTGCGCGTCTACGCCACCGGCCGCCGCGCCAGCAACTACGACAGCGCCACGGGCGAGGTGCCCAACAGCGACTTTCGCGGCGCGGGCGGCGGCATCGTGCTGGGCTACATGCCCGACGCCCGCCAGCGCATCGAGGCCAGCGCGCGCGTGGCCTACGTCAAGGACGGCGCCGCCGGCACCGTGCCGCCGTATCCCGCCGCCAGCAGCCGGCGCGACCCCAACCGCGTCAAGCAGGCCCGGCTGGCCTATAGCGGCGAATTCGACGGCGCCATCAGCGCGCTCAAGGCCAGCGTCTACGTCAACGAGTTCGATACCTGGATGTCGGCGCGCAACCAGACCAACCCGGCGCGCCAGGTCGAGACCCGCAGCCATGTGATCGGCCCGGTGGTCTATGGCGGCAGCGTGGCCGCGACGGTGCCGTGGGCGCAGACCACCACCACCTTCGGCCTGGACTTCATGCACGAGCGCCGCCCCGGCTCGGAAAGCCGCAGCGACATCACCGTCTACCGGCCCAACGGCACCTCGACCACCACCAGCACGCCCTACGCCAAGACCGGCCCCAACCAGTACCAGACCAACGTCGGCGCCTTCCTGACGACGGAATGGAAGCCCGCGCCCAAGTGGACCGTGACCGCCGGCGGCCGCTTCGACTGGTTCCGTTCCGACGTGGGCCTGGATGCGCTGCCGTCGCCCAACCTGCTGCCGGCCTTCCGCGCCGCGCAGGACAGCAAGCAGACCGCCACCACTGGCAGCCTGGGCCTGTCGTATCGCGCCACCGACGTGGTCGAACTGCTGGGCAGCGTCGGCACCTCGTTCCGCATGCCGTGGACGTCCGAGATGTTCAGCGCCGGCTACACCGGCACCAGTTACACCATTCCCAATCCCGAGCTGAAGCCCGAGCGCGGCACCACCGTCGAGGGCGGCACGCGCCTGCACTTCGATAGCGCCACGGTCGGCCTGACCGCGTTCCGCAGCGACTACCGCGACTTCCTGGAGAACGCCACCACGACCTACCTGGGCCTGCCCGCGACCCAGCGCCGCAACGTCGGCAAGGTACGCATCCAGGGGGTGGAGACCGATTGGCGCTGGCAGCTGACGCGCACCGTCAACCTGTACGGCAACGCCAGCTACCTGCACGCCACCAATCGCAACACCGACCGGCCGCTGGCTTCCATCGCGCCGCTCAGCGGCATCGTGGGCCTGCAGTATGTGGGCGCCAACGAGGCCTACGCGCTGAGCGGCGAAGTGCAGTGGGCCAAGGGCCAGAGTCGCTATGACGCCCGCACCGAATATCCGGCGGCCGGCTACGGCGTGGTCAACCTGTACGCGCAATTGCAGCTGGACCGCCTGGGCCTGCCGCAACTGGGCAATACCCAGGTGGTGCTGGGCGTGAACAACCTGTTCGATCGCGCATATCGCACGGCCGCGACCTCGTCCAACGTGGCCTACGCCATGACCGACCTGAACCCGTTGCTGGAGCCGGGTCGCAGCTTCAGCCTGACGCTGCGCACGCGCTTCTGA
- a CDS encoding ABC transporter ATP-binding protein, giving the protein MLELDRLAVQAGGRRLLSDLSLRVRGGEILAVLGPNGRGKTSLLKTLLGLRAPAAGAVRLQGHAAYVPQRTDALFAYDALAMVTMGRARHLRWYASPGPRDREIARDCLRAVGLESLAGRPFQALSGGQQQLVCIARAMASASSIIVLDEPGAALDLRNQDIILSLLRRLAREQGLAVVFSTHQPQHAQHIADQTLLMHDDACEVGPTPLMCTDERLSRLYRMPVRVASLAGEAGEVRGVIPLFR; this is encoded by the coding sequence ATGCTTGAACTCGATCGCCTGGCGGTGCAGGCGGGCGGCCGCCGCCTGCTGTCGGACCTGTCGCTGCGCGTGCGCGGCGGCGAGATCCTGGCGGTGCTGGGGCCCAACGGCCGCGGCAAGACCTCGCTGCTCAAGACCCTGCTGGGCCTGCGGGCGCCGGCCGCCGGCGCGGTGCGCCTGCAAGGCCACGCCGCCTACGTGCCGCAGCGCACCGACGCGCTGTTCGCCTACGACGCGCTGGCGATGGTGACGATGGGCCGCGCCCGCCATCTGCGCTGGTATGCGTCGCCCGGCCCGCGCGACCGCGAGATCGCCCGCGACTGCCTGCGGGCGGTGGGGCTGGAGTCGTTGGCCGGGCGGCCGTTCCAGGCCTTGAGCGGCGGCCAGCAGCAACTGGTGTGCATCGCGCGGGCCATGGCCAGCGCCAGTTCCATCATCGTGCTCGACGAACCGGGCGCGGCGCTGGACCTGCGCAACCAGGACATCATCTTGTCGCTCCTGCGCCGGCTGGCGCGCGAGCAAGGCCTGGCGGTGGTGTTCTCGACCCACCAGCCGCAGCACGCGCAGCACATCGCCGACCAGACCCTGCTGATGCACGACGACGCCTGCGAGGTCGGCCCGACTCCCTTGATGTGCACCGACGAGCGCCTGAGCCGCCTGTACCGCATGCCGGTGCGGGTGGCGTCGCTGGCGGGCGAGGCCGGCGAGGTGCGCGGCGTGATTCCTCTTTTCCGTTGA
- a CDS encoding FecCD family ABC transporter permease — protein sequence MTACAESVPLEAGVARRRLAWPWLLMALALPASMLAALCVGRYPLPLAHVSSVLAGLALPDGLADWLPAVSGAEQRVVLQVRLPRVLLSVLAGSSLALCGAALQGAFRNPLVGPQILGISSGAAFGGCAAILLFSSLWATLGLAFAGGLLAVAIVYLLGRTQGRATILMLVLAGVVTSAFFSALISLATYFADPNDSLPAIVFWLMGSFATASYVKLAAAALPIAAGMGLLYALRFRINVLSLGDEQASAMGIAVEPLRWLLLGCATLVVSASVAVSGTVGWVGLVVPHIARMLVGPDHRALLPASALIGGTYMVWVDTVARSATSAEIPLGVITALIGAPLFAWLLRRTQGGGAHHA from the coding sequence ATGACCGCCTGCGCTGAATCCGTGCCGCTCGAGGCGGGCGTGGCGCGTCGCCGCCTGGCCTGGCCGTGGCTGTTGATGGCGCTGGCGTTGCCGGCGTCGATGCTGGCGGCGCTGTGCGTGGGCCGCTACCCGCTGCCGCTGGCGCATGTGTCCAGCGTGCTGGCGGGGCTGGCGCTGCCCGACGGCCTGGCCGACTGGCTGCCGGCCGTCAGCGGCGCCGAACAGCGCGTGGTGTTGCAGGTGCGGCTGCCGCGGGTGCTGCTGTCGGTGCTGGCCGGTTCCAGCCTGGCGCTGTGCGGCGCGGCGCTGCAGGGCGCGTTCCGCAATCCGCTGGTGGGGCCGCAGATCCTCGGCATCTCGTCCGGCGCGGCGTTCGGCGGCTGCGCCGCGATCCTGCTGTTCTCGTCGCTGTGGGCGACGCTGGGACTGGCCTTCGCCGGCGGCCTGCTGGCGGTGGCCATCGTCTATCTGCTGGGACGCACGCAGGGCCGCGCCACCATCCTGATGCTGGTGCTGGCGGGTGTGGTCACCAGCGCCTTCTTTTCCGCGCTGATCTCGCTGGCCACGTACTTCGCGGACCCCAACGACAGCCTGCCGGCGATCGTGTTCTGGCTGATGGGCAGCTTCGCCACGGCCTCGTACGTCAAGCTGGCCGCGGCCGCGCTGCCGATCGCGGCGGGCATGGGCCTGCTGTATGCGCTGCGGTTCCGCATCAACGTGCTGTCGCTGGGCGATGAGCAGGCCAGCGCCATGGGCATCGCGGTCGAGCCGCTGCGCTGGCTGCTGCTGGGCTGCGCCACGCTGGTGGTGTCGGCCAGCGTGGCGGTGTCCGGCACCGTCGGCTGGGTCGGGCTGGTGGTGCCGCACATCGCGCGCATGCTGGTCGGCCCGGATCACCGCGCGCTGCTGCCGGCCAGCGCGCTGATCGGCGGCACCTACATGGTGTGGGTCGATACGGTGGCGCGCAGCGCCACCAGCGCCGAGATTCCGCTGGGCGTGATCACCGCGCTGATCGGCGCGCCGCTGTTCGCCTGGCTGCTGCGCCGCACGCAGGGCGGGGGAGCGCACCATGCTTGA
- a CDS encoding ABC transporter substrate-binding protein gives MAIRFLRSAAFAALVLLPPAVLAAPTAFTDMLGNPVPLAAPARRVVTLPMPAGSLLISLDGGAQHLAGMHPNAHELMKDGLLARMFPALAAIRTDITRSGFAPNVETLLQIQPDLVWQWGHMGDDLIAPLRNAGLPVAALLYGDEARSREWIRLMGRSLGQEARAAAQLAWRDQVRADIARVTDGLRPDQRPGVLYLARYAPQLRASGAGTSFDDDIRLAGGRNVAAAIGSGQTINIEQLMAWAPDVILLNNFEPGLTPAMLYQDPLFADIPAVRNHRVYKIPAGGYLWDPPSQESPLYWQWLSQLLHPDRFDWPLREHIAQAYTQLYGHTPDAADIDTVLHARQNQGAAGYDRLR, from the coding sequence ATGGCTATCCGATTCCTGCGCAGTGCCGCGTTCGCGGCGCTGGTCCTGTTGCCGCCCGCCGTCCTGGCGGCCCCTACCGCCTTCACCGACATGCTGGGCAACCCGGTGCCGCTAGCGGCGCCCGCGCGCCGCGTGGTCACGCTGCCGATGCCCGCGGGTTCGCTGCTGATCTCGCTGGACGGCGGCGCGCAGCACCTGGCCGGCATGCATCCCAACGCCCATGAACTGATGAAGGACGGCCTGCTGGCGCGCATGTTCCCGGCCCTCGCCGCCATCCGGACGGACATCACGCGCTCGGGCTTCGCGCCCAACGTCGAGACGCTGCTGCAGATCCAGCCGGACCTGGTGTGGCAGTGGGGGCACATGGGCGACGACCTGATCGCGCCGCTGCGCAACGCCGGCCTGCCCGTGGCGGCGCTGCTGTATGGCGACGAGGCGCGCAGCCGCGAATGGATCCGGTTGATGGGCCGGTCGCTGGGGCAGGAGGCGCGCGCCGCCGCGCAACTGGCGTGGCGCGACCAGGTGCGGGCGGACATCGCCAGGGTGACCGACGGCCTGCGGCCCGACCAGCGTCCGGGCGTGCTGTACCTGGCGCGCTACGCGCCGCAGTTGCGCGCCTCGGGCGCGGGCACCAGCTTCGACGATGACATCCGCCTGGCCGGCGGCCGCAATGTGGCGGCGGCGATCGGCAGCGGGCAGACGATCAACATCGAACAGCTCATGGCGTGGGCGCCGGACGTGATCCTGCTGAACAACTTCGAGCCCGGGCTGACGCCGGCCATGCTGTATCAGGACCCGCTGTTCGCCGACATTCCGGCGGTGCGCAACCATCGCGTCTACAAGATCCCGGCCGGCGGCTACCTGTGGGATCCGCCCAGCCAGGAATCGCCGCTGTACTGGCAGTGGCTGAGCCAGCTGCTGCACCCGGACCGCTTCGACTGGCCGCTGCGCGAGCACATCGCGCAGGCGTACACGCAGCTGTATGGCCACACGCCCGATGCAGCGGATATCGACACCGTGCTGCACGCGCGGCAGAACCAGGGAGCCGCCGGCTATGACCGCCTGCGCTGA
- a CDS encoding Crp/Fnr family transcriptional regulator, whose product MTIVNSSKSLLTAALRRHPWFDGVGDSALDALATHSRWLRFEAGDTLFSEGQAATSCLLVCEGSVQGLRYTADGGDKVFGHVGPGGWLSALTLFETSPRHLHSVRARTDGNGCLLQADAFRQLCLDDARFACRVMTHAANLVRHHTDQIDWLTSSSAEERLAEYVLRAGRPQAGQPLVLPLSHSQIAVKLGMRAETLSRIFSKWRREGIIASRRGTLYVLRLAPLEQLASGC is encoded by the coding sequence ATGACTATTGTCAATTCGTCAAAGTCCCTCCTGACGGCCGCCCTGCGCCGCCATCCCTGGTTCGACGGCGTCGGGGACAGCGCGTTGGATGCCTTGGCAACGCACAGCCGCTGGCTGCGGTTCGAGGCCGGCGACACGTTGTTCTCGGAAGGCCAGGCCGCGACCTCCTGCCTGCTGGTCTGCGAAGGGTCGGTACAGGGCCTGCGCTACACCGCCGACGGCGGCGACAAGGTCTTTGGCCACGTCGGGCCGGGCGGCTGGCTGTCGGCGCTGACGCTGTTCGAGACCTCGCCGCGCCACCTGCACAGCGTGCGCGCCCGCACCGACGGCAACGGCTGCTTGCTGCAGGCCGACGCCTTCCGGCAGCTGTGCCTGGACGACGCCCGCTTCGCCTGCCGCGTCATGACGCACGCCGCCAACCTGGTGCGCCACCACACCGACCAGATCGACTGGCTGACCTCCAGCTCGGCCGAGGAACGGCTGGCCGAATACGTGCTGCGCGCCGGCAGGCCGCAGGCCGGCCAGCCACTGGTCCTGCCCCTGAGCCACTCGCAGATCGCCGTCAAGCTCGGCATGCGGGCCGAGACCCTCAGCCGCATCTTCTCCAAGTGGCGCCGCGAAGGCATCATCGCCAGCCGCCGCGGCACGCTCTACGTGCTGCGGCTCGCGCCGCTCGAACAACTGGCCTCCGGATGCTGA